Proteins encoded by one window of Salvia splendens isolate huo1 chromosome 7, SspV2, whole genome shotgun sequence:
- the LOC121811660 gene encoding serine/threonine-protein kinase D6PK-like, whose product MSALLGRHEIIELTESYDSESNISRDAAGKHHLGKSLKKPSIEDDINKIFEAIEIGSSRRGIGQSERYVRDASHKSAMKRPMRDGPSHASGIGLSEPVSLKQALRGLCISQASEMAAVKKRMSRPSASPGISEVGAVKKLYRAVVTEASEAAARPLDEVKGNLMEISLVHERSSSNVSHKAEVSERNRQSSVLSEDITPIPTNDGCSLPNSDPVGRLKLPYSSVNIALNKKVEESESSETSSGLQKKHVKTEQIRSTDKGFGTSQQNVTTQNIAKKKIVPKRTFTKKNRSHHSEGPKNDSGNETSKLAHQTPDSVLEKRWEELEESFPSCSIDSSAPKNYHVPHTFNKSKSVLMKADERSRSREKGEFSQSSKSSIGEYSSTTSYSDESYPSGSSRSGYRPHMSKDLRWEAISSVQKQHGRLGMTHFKLLRKIGGGDIGTVYLSQLIGTGSVFAMKVIDNEYLSSRKKMQRAQTEKEILEILDHPFLPTLYAHFMTNKYLCLVMEYCPGGDLHVLRQKQLTRSFPEKAARFYAAEILLALEYLHMLGVVYRDLKPENILVREDGHIMLSDFDLSLRCAANPMLLKSSSRVSETPKKMSSPCSDSSCIHPFCLQPSWQLSCFTPKFLTAAAKTRKLKSELAAQVIPLPQLVVEPVTARSNSFVGTHEYLAPEVIKGEGHGSAVDWWTFGIFLYELLYGKTPFKGSSNEDTISNVVSQCLQFPQCPMVSSQARDLMRRLLKKEAENRLGSAKGAAEIKQHPFFEGLNWALIRCETPPELPKFFDFGNVISNTVSHSKKSKLPTEFEERGEGIEFEMF is encoded by the exons ATGAGTGCGCTGCTTGGTAGACATGAGATAATAGAGTTGACAGAAAGCTACGACTCTGAATCTAATATTAGTAGAGACGCTGCTGGAAAGCATCATTTGGGGAAATCACTAAAGAAGCCTAGTATTGAGGATGACATCAACAAAATCTTTGAAGCAATTGAGATTGGGAGCTCTCGTCGAGGTATTGGTCAATCAGAACGATATGTTAGAGACGCATCACACAAAAGTGCCATGAAGAGGCCAATGCGAGATGGCCCTTCTCATGCTTCGGGTATTGGACTTTCGGAGCCAGTGAGTTTGAAACAGGCGTTGAGAGGGTTATGCATCTCTCAAGCATCGGAGATGGCTGCAGTGAAGAAACGCATGTCAAGGCCATCGGCTTCTCCTGGGATTTCAGAAGTAGGAGCTGTCAAAAAGTTGTACAGGGCTGTAGTTACTGAAGCAAGTGAAGCTGCTGCTCGGCCTCTTGACGAAGTTAAAGGGAATTTGATGGAGATATCATTAGTACATGAAAGAAGCTCGTCGAATGTATCACACAAGGCTGAAGTTTCCGAGAGAAACAGGCAGTCTTCTGTTCTTTCAGAAGATATCACTCCTATTCCCACTAACGATGGATGCAGTCTTCCGAATTCTGATCCCGTGGGGAGGTTGAAATTGCCATATTCATCTGTTAACATTGCACTTAACAAGAAAGTCGAAGAGTCTGAGAGTTCAGAGACATCAAGTGGGCTGCAAAAGAAGCATGTGAAAACGGAGCAAATCAGAAGCACTGACAAAGGTTTTGGTACATCTCAACAAAATGTAACAACTCAAAACATTGCGAAGAAGAAAATTGTGCCAAAAAGGACCTTTACTAAGAAGAATCGCAGTCACCATAGTGAAGGGCCTAAGAATGATAGTGGTAACGAGACTAGCAAACTAGCCCACCAAACACCAGATTCTGTCCTGGAGAAGCGATGGGAAGAGTTGGAGGAATCATTCCCATCATGCTCCATAGATTCTAGTGCTCCTAAGAATTATCATGTTCCACATACCTTTAACAAATCAAAGAGTGTTTTGATGAAAGCTGATGAAAGGTCGAGATCAAGGGAAAAAGGAGAGTTCTCACAGAGCTCAAAAAGTAGCATAGGAGAATATAGCAGCACAACAAGCTATAGTGACGAGAGCTATCCCAGTGGGTCTAGCCGAAGTGGCTATCGACCTCATATGTCGAAGGACTTGAGATGGGAAGCCATAAGTTCTGTCCAGAAGCAGCACGGTAGATTGGGCATGACACATTTTAAGTTGTTGAGGAAGATTGGTGGTGGAGATATTGGCACGGTATACCTCTCTCAGCTGATTGGCACGGGCAGCGTCTTTGCCATGAAAGTTATAGATAATGAATATTTGAGCAGCAGAAAGAAAATGCAGAGGGCTCAAACTGAAAAAGAGATCCTTGAAATTCTGGATCATCCTTTTCTTCCTACACTTTATGCCCATTTTATGACAAATAAGTATCTGTGTTTAGTCATGGAATACTGTCCTGGGGGTGATCTGCACGTGCTTCGCCAAAAGCAGCTCACTAGGAGTTTTCCAGAGAAAGCTGCCAG GTTCTACGCTGCTGAAATACTCCTCGCTTTAGAGTACCTTCACATGCTCGGTGTGGTGTACAGAGACTTGAAGCCCGAAAACATTTTGGTTCGTGAAGATGGTCACATCATGCTCTCAGACTTTGACTTATCCCTCAGATgtgcggcaaatcctatgctaCTCAAGTCGTCTTCTCGTGTTTCTGAGACACCAAAGAAGATGTCCAGTCCCTGCTCGGATTCCAGCTGCATACATCCCTTCTGCCTTCAACCATCATGGCAGCTTTCATGTTTCACACCCAAGTTCCTAACTGCTGCAGCCAAAACCCGCAAGCTAAAATCCGAGTTAGCTGCTCAGGTCATCCCACTGCCTCAGCTGGTAGTCGAGCCTGTAACTGCACGATCCAACTCCTTTGTGGGGACACACGAGTATCTGGCTCCAGAGGTCATCAAAGGGGAAGGTCATGGGAGTGCAGTGGATTGGTGGACGTTTGGGATCTTCCTGTATGAGCTTTTATACGGTAAGACGCCCTTTAAAGGATCCAGCAACGAGGATACTATATCAAACGTGGTGTCACAGTGCCTCCAGTTTCCACAATGTCCGATGGTTAGCTCTCAAGCTCGAGACTTGATGAGGAGGTTGCTGAAGAAAGAGGCAGAGAACAGACTTGGGTCTGCAAAGGGGGCTGCAGAAATCAAGCAACACCCGTTTTTCGAGGGGCTTAACTGGGCGTTGATCAGATGTGAGACGCCACCAGAGCTGCCCAAGTTCTTTGATTTCGGTAATGTTATCTCTAACACTGTTTCTCACAGTAAAAAGAGCAAGCTCCCCACAGAATTTGAGGAGAGGGGTGAGGGGATAGAGTTTGAGATGTTCTAG